gccgtcgaggccgcccctccgccgccgccagcagctGATCCGTTCGCCATTCCTTCGCGCGCTGGTTAGTTCCACCTTCCTTTGCCTCTGGTTCCTAGTTTCCTAGTAAACCACGGGGTGATTTATTCAGCGCTGCCGCAGGTTTCCACCTTTCCTTGCCCGTCCGTCAGGCCGGACATGGCACGCCGCGTCGctgcccgcgcccgcgcccgcgccggcggcgtcccgCGCTCGGAGGGTACGATCCAAGACCGAGCACGCGTTGGGAGCGGTGGCGCCGAGGACGCACTCGACGTGTTCGACGAATTGCTCCGGCGAGGCATCGGCGCTCCGATCCGCAGCTTGAACGGCGCTCTCGCCGACGTCGCGCGCGACAACCCCGCGGCCGCTGTGTCCCGCTTCAACCGCATGGCACGAGCTGGTGCCAGCATGGTAACTCCCACCGTGCACACCTATGGCATCCTCatcggctgctgctgcagtgCGGGCCGCTTAGACCTCGGTTTCGCGGCCTTGGGCCATGTCGTTAAGAAGGGATTCAGAGTGGAACCCATCATCTTTAATCCTCTGCTCAAGGGCCTCTGTGCAGACAAGAGGACGGACGACGCAATGGACATAGTGCTCCGTGGAATGACCGAGCTCAGCTGCGTGCCAAATGTCTTCTCCCACACCATTATTCTCAAGGGACTCTGTCATGAGAACAGAAGCCAAGAAGCTCTCGAGCTGCTCCACATGATGGCTGATGATGGAGGAGGCTGCTTACCTAATGTTGTGTCATACAGCACCGTCATCGATGGCCTCTTGAAAGGAGGGGATCCGGACAAAGCCTACGCTACATACCGTGAAATGCTTGACCGGAGGATTTTGCCAAATGTTGTGATTTACAGCTCCATTATTGCTGCCCTATGCAAGGGTCAAGCAATGGACAAGGCCATGGAGGTACACGATAGGATGGTTAAGAATGGAGTTACACCCAATTGCTTCACGTATACTAGTCTTGTGCATGGATTTTGCTCTTCAGGGCAGTTGACAGAGGCTATTAAATTTCTAGAAAAGATGTGCAGCAATGGTGTTGAACCAAATGTTGTTACTTATAGCTCGTTTATGGACTATCTCTGCAAGAACGGAAGATGCACAGAAGCTAGAAAGATTTTTGATTCTATGGTCAAGAGGGGCCTAAAGCCTGATATTACTACCTACAGTAGCTTACTTCATGGGTATGCTATCGAAGGAGCTCTTGTTGAGATGCATGGTCTCTTTGATTTGATGGTACAAAGTGATATGCAACCCGATCATTATGTCTTCAACACACTAATATATGCATCCGCCAAGCAAGGAAAAGTAGATGAGGCCATGCTTGTATTTAGCAAAATGAGGCAGCAAGGATTGAAACCTAATTGTGTTACGTATAGCACTTTGATTAATGGCTACTGTAAAATTACTAGGATGGAGAATGCTTTAGCACTTTTCCAAGAGATGGTGAGCAATGGTGTTAGTCCTAATTTTATCACATATAACATAATGCTGCAAGGTTTATTTCGTACAGGAAGAACTGCTACTGCAAAAGAATTCTATGTACAGATTATCAAAAGTGGCAAAAAAGATCTTATAGAACAGGGGTTGCTAGAAGAATTGGATGATCTATTTCTTTCAATGGAGGACAATGACTGTAGTACTGTGTCGACTCCTGCATGCTAAATTGCAGAGTTACAAAGTTACTTCAAAAAGGGGAAGTAGGCACTAGGCAGTGCTGGGGTTTACATGTCCAAAATTGATCAAAATAACCTCCCCGTTGAAGCTTCGACTGTTGATTTGCTGATTTTGCTGATTTCAAGCAGGAAATTCAATCAAACATACGGAATTTCTCCCTGAAAAGTTTTGCTCTGAAGTGAAATCCATCCTGTTTGAAATGGCCTACAGTTATGCAGTTGTAACTGGCTATTGTTGGCCTTCTCACTGAATTAGTAATACAAACAAGAAATTCTGGACCACTCTATGTTTGGGGATCACCTTTATCTGTTACATGTGGATTGCTAGGTACAAACTGCCCTTTTTTTTGTCACACTATATCTGATTCCCTTCGAAGAAAAATTCCCAGATGATATTATAGTTCTCTAATTTTGCTACTTTTTGTAGCTTTGTTAGAACTAATTTATTATCTGCTAAACTTGCAGTGACAAAGATTCCCCTGTATGATAAATAGCATAGTTAGCAGACTGTTTCACAGAGGTGCACTAAGCAGAGCTGGTGCTTACCTCTCCATGACTGATGATAAGCACTTCTCTCTCAAAGCATGGTCTGTTTCCCTGTTTTATAGATCTTTTTTTCTGGAGGCAAACACCAAGAATATCATAGGTTTTCCCCTGAAAAGTACAAGTATTTATAGAATATTGGAACCGCTGAAGATTTTTGCAGCTACGAAATTCTGAATTGGAATTCTTGTCTGCTACAATCCTGCTAGTGGAGGGTTCTTTTCTCTGTATGCATAAATAGCAAGGTTTCAATCAAGAGGGTTTCATGAGTTCAATTATGAATACTGTTGGGTCTATACTAGTTTGCCTTTCTCCGCACTGAAGAAATGATAGAAGTATTGTTATTCAACAAATGCAGTATTtaattatccaaaaaaaaacattgtggAACAAGATCTTGTTGTATAAAATGATATTCTACTGGATCATCATATCTCCAACATATTAATACTATGTGCATATGGTAAACTTGAAATGTTTGATGAAGAAATGCTTTTTGTACTAAACTGACTATTTTTGACGTAAAAAGGTAGAGGTGGCTCTACCTTGTAGCCATCTCATTAATGGAAATTGTGGAAGACAAGGTTGCATTGTGAACATTAGGTTGGaggggaaaaaacaaaaaaaaagggaaaaaataaaaaacattacACTGTAAGGTGAACTGTCTAAGCTGCTCGCACCAATTTTTAATCCCCAATTTGGTCTCACAACTGGCTCGGTGGCTACAAAGATGAAGAGTACCAGATATTTGCTGCTTTAGGAATTAACTGGATATCGTCATGTACAGAGTTATTCTAGAAGAACTTTGTAAAAAAAGAATAATACTACTAGATACTAGTGTTCATGAAGTGCTCCAGATGTTTGACAATTGGCAACCTCAACCTGTGCTCAACTGGTTTTGAGATTGATTCTGGGACTGCAGTATCATGATAGCTACCTTGCTTAAACATGGCAGAAAGCATGACAGCATGATTTGCTAGCTTCTATAATCTGGGCCAATGGTTTTTAGCACCTGGTGCTTTGAGCGACAGATAATAACTGTAAATCCTATAGAACAAGGGTTGTTGCAAaggttctgaacttctgatgaAATTATCAATGGTTGTGCAAGCTCCTTCGGCCATGTTTTGTTGGGTCTGGAAAGAAAAAAGATTCTTATCGTCatacatatttttctcttttttttgggtaAGGAAAAAGTATTGTGTTGAAGAATTTCTAAAGCTTTCCCTCAGCATTAGGAGATTGAAAGGAATACTTTTTTTTGTGAGGAAAGGGATACTTATTTGGTACTATTGTTCTAGCATGGAACCATCCCCTGAAATTTGTTTGTTAAAATGCTAATCCTACTTCTATTTTTCCTTGGACTTTTCATGAATTTGCAGGGAACATCTTCTTGGCCTGCTGCACCGAGGGAGAATGAATATTCTGCCGAAGTCATAAAACATTTACAAATTTATTTCTTGTCAGGAAGTGCTCGTGCTCCCGCCAATTGAGACCTGCCTCTCGTTTGCAAAAACATGCTGGTTGTTTTGGATTTGGATTATTATGAGTTGATCTGCAAAGATTGTTTTGGATTTGGATTATTATGAGTTGATCTGCAAAGAGGCAATTCAAGAGAAGCAAAACCGTCCAACAGAGGATAAATGGAACAGGATAATAGTATACTACAGGCAGTATGATTGTAGAGTGGCCCTAAAACAGTAACTTCCACGCTAATAATAGTGCTTGCTTTACAGTATTTGTGGTTCTCTCTCACTATCTTTTTGAGTGTGTGCTGCTGTTTACCTGTGATTTTGTCCCCGGGAAATCAGACAATCTGACTCTAGTATTTTGCTATACGTTGCGAtacatttttttcttcagaAACGTTCTGGCAAGTAGGGGTGGAAATGAGCCAatggcttggctcggcttgcCATGGCTCGCAACAAGCTAGGCTTGGTTTGGCTCGGCTCGGTTAGGGAAACGAGCTAAAACATGAGCTCGGCTCAGCTCGTTTCCTGGCTCGAGCCAGCTCAAGCTGGCTTGTGAGCCTTCCGTTGAAGCTATATAATTTGTAATCATTAAGAAAAGCAATAACAAATCATCAAcatgt
Above is a window of Oryza sativa Japonica Group chromosome 10, ASM3414082v1 DNA encoding:
- the LOC4349026 gene encoding protein Rf1, mitochondrial; translated protein: MARRVAARARARAGGVPRSEGTIQDRARVGSGGAEDALDVFDELLRRGIGAPIRSLNGALADVARDNPAAAVSRFNRMARAGASMVTPTVHTYGILIGCCCSAGRLDLGFAALGHVVKKGFRVEPIIFNPLLKGLCADKRTDDAMDIVLRGMTELSCVPNVFSHTIILKGLCHENRSQEALELLHMMADDGGGCLPNVVSYSTVIDGLLKGGDPDKAYATYREMLDRRILPNVVIYSSIIAALCKGQAMDKAMEVHDRMVKNGVTPNCFTYTSLVHGFCSSGQLTEAIKFLEKMCSNGVEPNVVTYSSFMDYLCKNGRCTEARKIFDSMVKRGLKPDITTYSSLLHGYAIEGALVEMHGLFDLMVQSDMQPDHYVFNTLIYASAKQGKVDEAMLVFSKMRQQGLKPNCVTYSTLINGYCKITRMENALALFQEMVSNGVSPNFITYNIMLQGLFRTGRTATAKEFYVQIIKSGKKDLIEQGLLEELDDLFLSMEDNDCSTVSTPAC